The following is a genomic window from Opitutus sp. GAS368.
GTTACTGGTGACCGAGCCGGCGTTGTTGCTGACCGTTACGCTATAAGTGCCGGCGTTGGCGGTCTGGGCGCTGTTGATGGTATAGGTGGCGCTGGTGGCGCCGCTGATATTGTTGCCGTTGAACTGCCACTGGTAGGCGGTCGCACCGGTGGCGGTGACCGTGAAACTGGCCGTGCCGCCCACGGTGACGGTCACGCCGACCGGCTGGGCGGTGATGACGGGCAACGTCGGCCCGGAGGACGTGAGGCTGAGATTGACGGTGATCCCCGCCGAGTCGGCCCCGTTGCCGTCGTTGTTGTTGAAGCCGTCGACGGCGATGAAATAGGTGGTGCCGCCGGTCGCGGTGAAGGCCACGGAACTGGCCTGCACGATGCCGGGGTTGATGTCATCATTGCTCGCGACGGTGGTCAGGTTGTTGAGAGCGCTGCCGGTATAGACCCCGAGGGTGGTGTCGAAATAGCTGCCGCGGGTGTCTAGCGTGACGGGACCGGAGGCCGCGGCGGTCCATTTCCACCAGACGGAGCGGCCGCCACTATTGCCCGCGTGGTTGGGCTCGCCGGCCTCCTTGGTGGCGTTGGTGTTGAAGCCGGTGACGGTGACGGCGTTGTTGGTGGGAGTAAGGTTGATGGCGTTGGCGAAGTTGTCGTTGGCGGGTATGCCGGGCGGTCCGTAGAGATTCTGTACGCCGGTGATGTCGTCCGTCGCCAGGGTATCGAGATCGCTGATTTTGCTGTTCATGATGGCGATGACGGTCTGGCCGGCATCATCCGGGTGGTCCAGGCCGAGCAGATGGCCCATCTCGTGCAGCGAGACGCGCTTCAGGTCGACCGTGTTGCCTTGGCGGGGGCCATCGTAGATGCCCCAGGTCCGGGCCGAATTAAACAGGATGTCCCCTTCAGTGCGCTGGTTGCCGAGGGCCCAGGTGGTGGTGACGGCCAGGACGTTGGTGTCAAAGGCCTGGCCGAATACGTCGGCGGCGAAGACCAGCTCGTTGACATGGTTGTGGTCGGTGGCCGCGCCGGCGGCGGCGGTTGTGGAGGTGATCTGCAGGTCGCCGAGCTGGGCATTCCACTTCTGGGCGGAGGCCTGGGCGGCGGCGTTGAAGGCGGTGGTGCTCCCGGCCGCATCCAGCTTGATCTGGATCGCGATCGAACCGGCGGGCCACTTGATGGGCAGGCCGGTGTCCTTGTTGGTGATGTAGGCGAAGCCCCAGGCGGAGGCGGCGCCCAGCAGGCCGGTCGCGAGGACAAGCGCGGTCCGGAAAGGATTAATTTTCACGGGAGGAAGAGGAAGCGAGTGCGGCGGCCCGGGCCCGGATTTGCGAGATGAAGACGGCCGCAGTGAGCGGCCGGGCGGACGGATCCTGCCGCACCGTCATGGCCGGCTCCATGGGCTGCGCGACATCCTGCAGGCTGTAAAGCAGCCGGCCGTTGCTGCGCATGACATAATCCTGACCGGACTTGGCCTCGTGCATGACGGGGTAGACCCCGTGCATCAAGGCGACGAGGGGAAACATTTTCCGCTGCTCGCCGTGGACAAAGAGCACCTGCTCGTCACCCGCGTGGAACTGGGGCATGCCCTCCAGCACCAGTTCGTCCTGGCCGATGCGGCCGCCAATCAGGTCGAGCACCAGCGGTGAGGGCGGTGCGCCCTTGATGACGTCGCGGATCTCCAGCTCCACCCTGGTGCTGATGTAGCGACGGCCGTCGGTGGTTTGATGCCACTCGGGGGTGGCGGACGTGACCACGGCGCGCACGATGTAGTCGGACTGGGTGATGAGCGAGTCGATGTCAGGCGCCTCGACGGTCGTGGCCGAAAGGCGCAGCGACAGCAGGAAGGCCAGACCGAGAAAGAGGGATCGGCGAGCGGTCATGGGTAGATATCAAGACGGCGGAACGGGCCCAAGGTTCCGCACTTGTGTGCCGGCATTCCTAGTAAAACGGCCGGCGGGAGGTCAAAGTCTAATTGGTAACAGTTTAGACCGTGATTGAGAAAAGCTCCACGTCCAGCCGGCCCTCCGCCACGCGGGTGGTGGGGCCGGTCATCCGGATGGCAAAATCGGGGGCGATCTCGATGCCGATGCGCCCGCCGGGCATGTGCACGGTCAGCTTGGCGTCGACGAGGCCGAGCTTGTGCGCCACGGCGGCGGAGGCGCTGGAGCTGCTGCCCGAGGCCAGCGTGTAGCCGGCGCCGCGCTCCCAGATCTCGATCCGGACGTTCTGCCGGTCGAGCACCCGGAGGAACTGCACGTTGATGCGGTTGGGGAAGTTTTTGTGCACTTCGATGTCCGGGCCGTATTGCTTCGCCAGCGCGGCCGAGATCTCCGGCAGCACGATCACGCAGTGCGGATTGCCGATGCCGGCGGCGTTGAACGTGAACTCGCGGCCCTGGATCGTGAATTTTTCCCCGAGCACCTCGCGCACCGGGCCGGCGACGGGGATGCGGTCGCTCTGAAAAGTGACGCGGCCCATCTCTACCGTGATCAACTGGCCGTGCTGCAGGACGCGGGACTCGACGACCCCGCCGGGGGTCTCGATGGTGAAGGGCTGGTCGCCGGCGAGCTTCTGGTCGTAAAGGTAGCGGGAGAAGATGCGCAGGCCGTTGCCGGATTTCTCCGCCTCGGAGCCGTCCGGGTTGAAGATACGGAGGCCGAACCGGGCCTGCGAGGCGCGGAGCGGCCCCCAGAGGATGCCGTCGGAACCGGCGCCGAAGTTGCGGTGGCAGATGGCGCGGATCTGCTCGGGGGTGGGCTGCTCCCAGCCGGGGTAGTCGGCCGGGTTCATCACCAGGTAATCGTTGCCGAGGGCGTGGTATTTGAAAAAGCGCATGGGA
Proteins encoded in this region:
- a CDS encoding matrixin family metalloprotease, yielding MKINPFRTALVLATGLLGAASAWGFAYITNKDTGLPIKWPAGSIAIQIKLDAAGSTTAFNAAAQASAQKWNAQLGDLQITSTTAAAGAATDHNHVNELVFAADVFGQAFDTNVLAVTTTWALGNQRTEGDILFNSARTWGIYDGPRQGNTVDLKRVSLHEMGHLLGLDHPDDAGQTVIAIMNSKISDLDTLATDDITGVQNLYGPPGIPANDNFANAINLTPTNNAVTVTGFNTNATKEAGEPNHAGNSGGRSVWWKWTAAASGPVTLDTRGSYFDTTLGVYTGSALNNLTTVASNDDINPGIVQASSVAFTATGGTTYFIAVDGFNNNDGNGADSAGITVNLSLTSSGPTLPVITAQPVGVTVTVGGTASFTVTATGATAYQWQFNGNNISGATSATYTINSAQTANAGTYSVTVSNNAGSVTSNNAALTVTTPPPPPPPMTSGGGGGGGAPSLWFYGALSLLGFARFLRRHRALGAQG
- the dapF gene encoding diaminopimelate epimerase produces the protein MRFFKYHALGNDYLVMNPADYPGWEQPTPEQIRAICHRNFGAGSDGILWGPLRASQARFGLRIFNPDGSEAEKSGNGLRIFSRYLYDQKLAGDQPFTIETPGGVVESRVLQHGQLITVEMGRVTFQSDRIPVAGPVREVLGEKFTIQGREFTFNAAGIGNPHCVIVLPEISAALAKQYGPDIEVHKNFPNRINVQFLRVLDRQNVRIEIWERGAGYTLASGSSSSASAAVAHKLGLVDAKLTVHMPGGRIGIEIAPDFAIRMTGPTTRVAEGRLDVELFSITV